A region of Pseudomonas cavernicola DNA encodes the following proteins:
- the sbcB gene encoding exodeoxyribonuclease I has product MTSSIFWYDYETTGIDPRSDRPLQVAGIRTDEALNEIGEPLNLYCRPSDDILPHPAACLITGITPSRLAEQGLGEAEFMTRVHAELSAPGTCGAGYNSLRFDDEVTRYSLYRNFFEPYAREWQGGNSRWDLIDVVRTAYALRPEGIEWPQEDGRVTLKLERLTAANGIDHGQAHDALSDVRATIGLARLIRAKQPKLYDYLYQLRSKQRVLDQIRLLQPLVHISGRFAAARHYLAVVLPLAWHPRNRNALIVCDLQADPAPLLEQDADSLRRLLYTRREQLAEGELPVSLKLLHVNRCPVLAPLSVLRDGDRQRLQIDMGECEARAALLREAQPVWKDKLVALYNADEFAPSQDPEQQLYDGFLGDRDRRLCEQVRCAEPQRLAREDWPFDDGRLPELLFRYRARNFPETLSEPEQKRWREFCQRRLSAPEWGAPNTLMSFDAALAQALDNSSATQQLLLGEWREYALQLRQRYGI; this is encoded by the coding sequence GTGACCTCGAGCATCTTCTGGTACGACTACGAAACTACTGGTATCGACCCGCGCAGTGATCGCCCGTTGCAGGTCGCCGGAATTCGCACGGATGAGGCGCTGAACGAAATCGGCGAACCGCTCAACCTCTATTGCCGGCCGAGCGACGACATCCTGCCGCACCCGGCGGCTTGCCTGATCACGGGGATCACCCCAAGCCGGCTCGCCGAGCAGGGCTTGGGCGAAGCGGAGTTCATGACGCGTGTGCATGCCGAATTATCCGCTCCGGGAACTTGCGGGGCGGGCTATAACAGCCTGCGCTTCGACGATGAAGTGACACGCTACAGCCTCTATCGCAATTTCTTCGAGCCGTACGCGCGTGAGTGGCAGGGCGGTAATAGCCGTTGGGATCTGATCGACGTGGTGCGTACCGCTTATGCGTTGCGGCCGGAAGGTATCGAATGGCCGCAAGAGGACGGCCGGGTCACGCTCAAACTGGAGCGTTTGACCGCCGCGAACGGGATTGACCACGGTCAGGCCCACGATGCGTTGTCCGATGTGCGCGCCACAATCGGGCTGGCGCGACTGATCCGCGCCAAGCAACCGAAACTCTATGATTACCTCTACCAACTGCGCAGCAAGCAGCGTGTGCTCGACCAGATCCGCTTGCTGCAGCCGCTGGTGCATATTTCCGGGCGCTTTGCGGCCGCCCGGCATTACTTGGCGGTGGTTCTGCCGCTGGCCTGGCATCCACGCAATCGCAATGCCCTGATCGTCTGCGATCTACAGGCTGATCCGGCGCCGTTGCTGGAGCAGGATGCCGACAGCCTGCGGCGGCTGCTGTACACCCGGCGGGAGCAGTTGGCGGAAGGTGAGTTGCCGGTATCGCTGAAGTTGTTGCATGTCAATCGCTGTCCGGTTCTGGCGCCGTTGAGTGTGCTACGTGACGGTGATCGACAGCGTTTACAAATCGATATGGGAGAGTGTGAGGCGCGCGCTGCATTGCTGCGTGAGGCGCAGCCGGTTTGGAAGGATAAGTTGGTAGCACTCTATAACGCGGATGAGTTTGCGCCGAGCCAAGATCCAGAACAGCAGTTATATGACGGCTTTCTTGGTGATCGCGATCGCCGTTTGTGTGAGCAAGTGCGCTGCGCCGAGCCGCAACGGTTAGCCCGGGAAGACTGGCCGTTCGATGACGGGCGCCTGCCGGAGTTGTTGTTTCGTTACCGGGCGCGCAACTTTCCGGAAACTTTGTCGGAGCCTGAGCAAAAACGTTGGCGAGAATTCTGTCAGCGGCGTCTGAGTGCGCCGGAATGGGGCGCACCTAATACCTTGATGAGTTTTGATGCGGCGCTGGCGCAAGCGCTGGATAACTCATCGGCTACGCAGCAATTGCTGTTGGGCGAGTGGCGTGAGTATGCACTGCAACTGCGGCAGCGCTACGGCATATAA
- a CDS encoding RDD family protein, which produces MPLTSAAKFHTGTPTGVTLDTRFQVETPEGIDLILRPAGLVPRALAFAIDLAIRGLVLLVMFATLALLGQLGMGLGTILLFLVTWWYMVLFEVLNQGRSPGKQLMGLRVVHDDGTPVGWAASLTRNLLRFVDILPFGYTLGILSCLNHPAFKRLGDLAAGTLVIYRDAPLKRPPLLVAEPLRAPFPLSLSEQRALLGFAERQAELSSARRTELAAILAEPLAVPAEQAEAQINRIACGLVGPT; this is translated from the coding sequence ATGCCTCTCACGTCCGCCGCCAAGTTCCACACTGGCACGCCTACCGGCGTGACGCTGGACACCCGCTTTCAGGTGGAAACCCCGGAAGGTATCGACCTCATTCTGCGTCCCGCCGGCCTGGTGCCGCGTGCTCTCGCCTTCGCCATCGATCTGGCGATCCGCGGCCTGGTGCTACTGGTGATGTTCGCTACCCTCGCCTTGCTCGGCCAACTCGGCATGGGACTCGGAACGATCCTGCTGTTTCTTGTCACTTGGTGGTACATGGTGCTGTTCGAGGTGCTCAACCAGGGGCGCTCACCGGGCAAACAGTTAATGGGCCTACGCGTCGTTCACGATGATGGCACGCCGGTCGGCTGGGCCGCTTCGCTGACCCGTAATCTGCTGCGCTTCGTCGATATTCTGCCGTTCGGTTACACCCTGGGCATACTCAGTTGCCTCAATCACCCGGCCTTCAAACGCTTGGGCGATCTGGCCGCTGGAACCTTGGTGATCTATCGCGATGCCCCGCTAAAGCGCCCGCCACTCCTGGTCGCCGAACCTTTGCGCGCGCCCTTCCCTTTGAGCCTCAGCGAACAGCGTGCGCTGCTGGGCTTTGCCGAGCGCCAGGCAGAACTCTCCAGCGCCCGCCGTACCGAGTTGGCGGCGATTCTCGCCGAACCGCTAGCCGTACCCGCTGAGCAGGCTGAAGCGCAGATCAACCGCATCGCCTGCGGCTTGGTGGGACCAACATGA
- a CDS encoding stage II sporulation protein M: MKQSLFESRHQADWQRFTQLLDALERGKAESKTCQGFASDYRHLCQQLALAQERGYSSHLIDQLQLLAMRGHQQFYRHRSHLGAQLIGFVLGGFPRLVRAEWRSVLVASLLFFGSLIGMGLLVYLFPDLVYSVIAPEQVASMESMYDPDSTRIGRFGERNSGDDWMMFGFYIMNNIGISFQTFASGLLFGLGSLFFLLFNGLMIGAVAGHLTEIGYNQTFWSFVIGHSAFELTGIALSGAAGLKLGWALLAPGRSTRTEALRLAAGRSVQLVGGVILFLLIAAFIEAYWSSMTHTTPLIKYLVGAGLWLLVLAYFVCAGRAAHASD; the protein is encoded by the coding sequence ATGAAACAGAGCTTGTTCGAAAGCCGCCACCAGGCCGATTGGCAACGCTTCACCCAACTGCTCGATGCGCTGGAACGCGGCAAGGCCGAGAGCAAGACCTGCCAAGGGTTCGCCTCCGACTACCGACATCTTTGCCAACAGTTGGCGTTGGCCCAAGAGCGGGGCTATAGCAGCCACCTTATCGATCAACTGCAACTACTGGCCATGCGCGGCCATCAGCAGTTTTACCGGCACCGTAGCCACCTCGGTGCGCAGTTGATTGGTTTTGTCCTCGGCGGCTTTCCCCGTCTGGTACGCGCCGAATGGCGTAGCGTGCTGGTCGCCAGCCTATTGTTCTTCGGCAGCCTGATCGGCATGGGGTTGCTGGTTTATCTGTTCCCCGATCTGGTTTACAGCGTAATCGCCCCCGAACAGGTGGCCTCGATGGAATCCATGTACGACCCCGACAGCACGCGCATTGGTCGTTTCGGCGAACGCAACTCCGGCGACGACTGGATGATGTTCGGCTTCTACATCATGAACAACATCGGCATCTCCTTTCAGACCTTCGCCAGCGGCCTGTTGTTTGGCCTCGGCAGTTTGTTCTTCCTGCTGTTCAACGGCCTGATGATCGGTGCCGTGGCCGGTCACTTGACTGAGATCGGCTATAACCAGACCTTCTGGTCCTTCGTCATCGGCCATAGTGCCTTCGAGCTGACCGGCATCGCGTTGTCCGGTGCCGCTGGCCTCAAACTCGGTTGGGCGTTACTGGCGCCGGGCCGGTCGACCCGTACTGAAGCTTTACGCTTGGCGGCAGGACGTAGCGTTCAGCTGGTCGGCGGGGTGATCCTGTTTCTGTTGATCGCCGCCTTTATCGAGGCGTACTGGTCATCCATGACCCACACCACGCCGCTAATCAAATACCTAGTCGGCGCCGGGCTGTGGCTGCTGGTACTGGCCTATTTTGTCTGCGCTGGACGGGCTGCCCATGCGTCTGACTGA
- a CDS encoding DUF4129 domain-containing protein: MRLTDASVVIRPRSAWEALDLGVLLARRHASLLMASWALVTLPMFALLSLLLWNYPSWALFLFWLLKPAYERLPLHILSHALFGDTPTLKQALKAWPRLLKPQLLASLTWRRLSLTRSFDLPVLQLEGLSGQARSQRLIVLGQRDAGAATWLTLVGMHLEGALWLGLITLFYLLLPQQIELDWSWQSLIDASSGEWRWLEHLSNLLYALLLIIWEPVYIACGFTLYLNRRTALEAWDIELAFRRLRQRLTGVAYALLLGAGLLFLQSPSPAWAAPASITPPNISSCPLPSEDPLGPQAERLQQQPLTSKAAQASIGALLDQPPFENRETVTRWRFAEASNPKDPSEADSQGLARLIKHVLDLLGFWSSMDKVALLFKVLLWGGVISLLVLLGWHYRDWLSTFAGRFASPQRRQPAMPAMLFGLEVAPESLPEDVASEAERLWAEQPREALGLLYRALLSHLLHDFRLPLKGSHTEGEVQQLVQSLEQAELSRFTQVLTRHWQNLAYGHRLPPENLKRGLCEGWRRLFHQGAHT, from the coding sequence ATGCGTCTGACTGACGCCAGCGTGGTGATTCGCCCGCGGAGCGCCTGGGAGGCCCTGGACCTGGGCGTACTCCTGGCGCGCCGCCATGCCAGCCTGCTGATGGCCAGCTGGGCGCTGGTGACCTTGCCGATGTTCGCGTTGCTCAGCCTGCTGCTGTGGAACTACCCGAGTTGGGCCCTGTTCTTGTTCTGGCTGTTGAAACCGGCCTACGAACGCCTGCCGCTGCACATTCTTTCGCATGCCTTGTTTGGCGATACGCCGACACTCAAGCAAGCGCTCAAGGCCTGGCCGCGCTTGCTCAAGCCGCAACTGCTGGCCAGCCTGACCTGGCGCCGTCTGAGCTTGACCCGCAGCTTCGATTTGCCGGTGCTACAGCTCGAAGGCCTCTCTGGCCAAGCACGCAGCCAGCGGCTGATCGTCCTCGGCCAGCGTGACGCCGGTGCCGCAACCTGGCTGACCCTCGTCGGCATGCACCTGGAGGGCGCCCTGTGGCTGGGCCTGATCACCCTGTTCTACCTGCTGCTGCCACAGCAGATCGAACTGGACTGGAGCTGGCAGAGCCTGATCGACGCCAGCTCCGGCGAGTGGCGATGGCTGGAGCACCTGTCCAACCTGCTCTACGCGTTGCTACTGATCATCTGGGAACCGGTCTACATCGCCTGCGGTTTCACCCTCTACCTGAACCGCCGCACAGCTTTGGAAGCCTGGGATATCGAGCTGGCCTTCCGGCGCCTGCGCCAGCGCCTTACTGGCGTCGCCTACGCCCTGCTGCTCGGCGCCGGCCTGCTATTTTTGCAATCACCCAGCCCCGCCTGGGCTGCGCCGGCCAGCATTACGCCGCCCAATATCAGTAGTTGCCCGCTGCCCAGCGAAGACCCGCTGGGGCCACAGGCCGAACGCCTGCAGCAGCAACCACTGACCAGTAAAGCCGCGCAGGCCAGCATCGGCGCCCTGCTTGACCAGCCGCCCTTTGAGAATCGCGAAACCGTGACGCGCTGGCGCTTTGCTGAAGCAAGCAATCCGAAAGATCCGAGCGAGGCCGACAGCCAAGGCCTGGCCAGGCTGATCAAGCACGTCCTCGACCTGCTCGGGTTCTGGAGCAGCATGGATAAGGTCGCGTTGCTCTTCAAAGTGCTGCTCTGGGGGGGCGTCATAAGTTTGTTGGTACTACTGGGGTGGCACTACCGCGACTGGCTGAGCACCTTCGCCGGCCGTTTTGCTTCGCCGCAGCGGCGCCAACCGGCCATGCCGGCCATGTTGTTTGGCCTGGAAGTCGCGCCGGAAAGTTTGCCCGAGGATGTCGCCAGCGAAGCCGAACGGCTCTGGGCAGAGCAGCCGCGCGAAGCGCTCGGCTTGCTCTATCGCGCGCTACTCAGTCACCTGCTGCACGACTTCCGCCTGCCGCTAAAGGGCTCGCACACCGAAGGCGAAGTCCAGCAACTGGTGCAAAGCCTAGAGCAGGCCGAGCTGAGCCGCTTCACCCAGGTGCTGACGCGCCACTGGCAGAACCTCGCCTATGGCCACCGACTGCCACCGGAAAACCTCAAGCGCGGTCTCTGTGAAGGTTGGCGTCGGCTATTTCATCAGGGTGCCCACACATGA
- a CDS encoding DUF4350 domain-containing protein — protein MSRRTSFFLGAGLFLALGLLGIYLLSRVSPYQTTIKHGPAPEVAANPYLAAEHFLRSRGLSVQRTDGLEVLPSLPSQGQTLLLLGARKHMTPRQAERVLEWAAKGGHLLFVAERVWDEDAGKSGDLLLDRLEIQQSLTEDLDEEDEETSEADADSAQAPADQNAASEEDNAASAPSNEQAPDADESSPTDEQSVDEDRYPELTKLYLENEKAPAYISFDTDFHLYDAKNQAQAWANSSDSTHMLQLNHGDGLITVLTDSWIWQNRDIGNYDNAWLLWYLTQDSAVTLLYRADHDDLASLLLRNFPEALVALALLIALTLWSVGLRQGPLQAPASRARRQLAEHLRGSADFIRRCSGQQSLLQALQRDIQRQARRRHPGFERLDVAAQWQILARLTRLPTSAISQAMRPLPPQRLSATDFTRQVAHLQTLRNAL, from the coding sequence ATGAGCCGGCGCACGTCCTTCTTCCTTGGTGCCGGCCTGTTCCTCGCCCTAGGTCTGCTGGGCATCTATCTGCTCAGCCGCGTATCGCCCTACCAAACCACCATCAAACACGGGCCCGCACCGGAAGTTGCCGCCAATCCCTATCTGGCCGCTGAGCACTTTCTCCGCAGCCGGGGCTTGAGCGTGCAGCGTACCGACGGCCTGGAGGTTTTGCCCTCCTTGCCGAGCCAAGGGCAAACACTGCTGCTGCTCGGCGCGCGTAAGCATATGACTCCGCGGCAAGCCGAACGCGTACTGGAGTGGGCCGCCAAAGGCGGTCACCTGCTGTTCGTAGCCGAGCGCGTGTGGGACGAGGACGCAGGTAAAAGTGGCGACCTGCTGCTTGACCGCCTGGAAATCCAGCAGTCCCTGACAGAAGACCTCGACGAAGAAGACGAAGAAACCAGCGAGGCTGACGCAGACAGTGCCCAAGCGCCGGCAGACCAAAACGCTGCAAGCGAGGAGGACAACGCGGCCTCGGCACCCAGCAACGAGCAGGCGCCTGACGCAGATGAGTCGAGCCCGACAGACGAGCAGAGTGTTGATGAGGACCGCTACCCGGAGTTGACCAAGCTGTACCTGGAGAACGAGAAAGCTCCGGCGTACATCAGCTTCGATACCGACTTTCACCTCTACGATGCCAAGAATCAGGCTCAGGCCTGGGCCAACAGCAGCGACTCCACCCACATGCTCCAGCTCAACCACGGCGACGGGCTGATCACCGTGCTGACGGACAGCTGGATCTGGCAAAACCGCGACATTGGCAACTACGACAACGCCTGGCTGCTCTGGTATCTGACCCAAGACAGCGCCGTCACCTTGCTCTACCGCGCCGACCACGACGACTTGGCCAGCCTGCTACTGCGAAACTTCCCCGAAGCGCTGGTGGCGCTGGCGCTGCTCATCGCCCTGACGCTCTGGTCGGTCGGCCTACGCCAAGGGCCGTTGCAAGCCCCGGCCAGCCGCGCACGTCGGCAATTGGCAGAGCACCTGCGCGGCAGTGCTGATTTTATCCGCCGTTGCAGCGGCCAGCAGAGCCTGCTGCAAGCTCTGCAACGCGACATCCAGCGTCAGGCACGCCGCCGTCACCCCGGTTTCGAACGCCTCGATGTCGCGGCGCAATGGCAGATTCTCGCTCGCCTGACCCGTCTGCCGACCAGCGCCATCAGCCAAGCCATGCGCCCGCTGCCCCCGCAGCGCCTTTCCGCCACCGACTTCACCCGCCAGGTCGCCCACCTGCAAACCCTTAGGAATGCCCTATGA
- a CDS encoding AAA family ATPase → MSEQTPEQPITETTASAAANPAAAPAANPAVQRQRASQLAQALRQELQKAVIGQSAVIDDVLTALIAGGHVLVEGVPGLGKTLLVRALARCFGGEFSRIQFTPDLMPSDVTGHAVYDLQSEQFKLRKGPVFTNLLLADEINRAPAKTQAALLEVMQERQVTLEGRALPVPQPFMVLATQNPIEQEGTYPLPEAELDRFMLKLRMDYPLVDEELSMVRQVSRSSKADMLEVTALRTLLQAKDVQALQKIASELPLDEQVLDYAVRLARATRSWPGLAIGAGPRASIALVRGGRARALLRGGDFVIPDDIKGCALAVLRHRIRLSPELDIEGLSVDQVLQQLLDQVAAPRL, encoded by the coding sequence ATGAGCGAACAGACGCCCGAACAGCCAATAACAGAAACCACTGCAAGCGCGGCTGCCAACCCGGCGGCGGCACCTGCAGCCAATCCGGCAGTGCAACGGCAACGCGCCAGCCAGCTGGCCCAAGCCCTGCGCCAGGAACTGCAAAAGGCCGTGATCGGTCAGAGTGCGGTGATCGACGATGTGCTGACCGCCCTGATCGCTGGTGGCCACGTGCTGGTCGAGGGCGTGCCCGGGCTCGGCAAAACCCTGCTGGTACGTGCTCTGGCGCGCTGCTTCGGCGGCGAGTTTTCGCGCATTCAGTTCACCCCCGACCTGATGCCCAGCGACGTCACCGGACATGCCGTGTATGACCTGCAGTCCGAGCAGTTCAAGCTGCGCAAGGGCCCGGTATTCACCAACCTGCTGCTGGCCGATGAAATCAACCGCGCCCCGGCGAAAACCCAGGCGGCGCTGCTGGAAGTCATGCAGGAGCGCCAGGTGACCCTGGAGGGTCGTGCGCTGCCGGTGCCGCAACCCTTCATGGTGCTGGCCACGCAGAATCCCATCGAGCAGGAAGGTACTTATCCACTGCCGGAAGCCGAGCTCGACCGCTTTATGCTCAAGCTGCGCATGGACTACCCGTTGGTCGACGAGGAACTGAGCATGGTCCGGCAGGTGAGCCGCTCATCCAAGGCCGACATGCTCGAGGTCACGGCACTACGCACCCTGCTGCAAGCCAAAGATGTGCAGGCCCTGCAGAAGATCGCCAGTGAGCTGCCGCTGGATGAGCAAGTCCTCGACTACGCCGTCCGCCTGGCCCGCGCCACCCGTAGTTGGCCGGGTCTGGCCATCGGCGCGGGACCGCGCGCCTCGATCGCCCTGGTGCGTGGCGGCCGTGCGCGGGCGCTGTTGCGCGGTGGCGACTTCGTGATCCCGGACGATATCAAGGGCTGCGCCCTGGCCGTGTTGCGCCACCGCATACGGCTATCGCCGGAACTGGATATCGAAGGACTGTCGGTCGATCAGGTGCTCCAGCAGTTGCTTGATCAGGTCGCAGCGCCACGCCTATGA
- a CDS encoding DUF58 domain-containing protein: protein MKPSRTLLVLLGGLLGAAILLGALSALGVKLPATLQPLWWGLLLALTLIALVDAVWLHRQPSPHLERQLPGNLSLGRWGDVQLTAHHRFSQAQTLEVFDHVPAGMEFEHLPQRIELHPGERTQFSYRVRPLVRGHYSFPRCELRLPSPLRLWQGRRYLELAAETRVYPDFARLYGAQLMAVDDWLSRLGVRQRPRRGLGLEFHQLREFRDGDTLRQIDWKATARKRTPIAREYQDERDQQIIFLLDCGRRMRSQDGDLSHFDHALNACLLLSYVALRQGDAVGLATFAGDQQRFLPPVKGPAQLSVLLNAVYDLDSSQRPADFAAAVDALLARQRRRALVVLVSNLRDEDDEELLSALKRLGRQHRVLLTSLREEVLDKLRQAPVQGYEDALAYCGTVDYLNARAGLHERLAAHGVPVLDARPSELGPELVGRYLAWKKAGVF, encoded by the coding sequence ATGAAACCGTCCCGCACACTGTTAGTGCTGCTCGGCGGCCTGCTCGGCGCAGCCATCTTGCTCGGCGCCTTATCGGCGCTGGGAGTCAAGCTGCCCGCAACTCTGCAGCCACTCTGGTGGGGCCTGTTGCTCGCCCTGACGCTGATTGCGCTGGTCGATGCTGTCTGGCTACACCGCCAGCCCTCACCGCACCTGGAACGCCAATTACCGGGCAACCTGTCGCTAGGCCGTTGGGGCGATGTCCAGCTGACGGCCCACCACCGCTTCAGCCAGGCGCAAACGCTGGAGGTGTTCGACCACGTGCCCGCCGGTATGGAGTTCGAACACCTGCCGCAACGCATCGAGTTGCACCCCGGCGAGCGGACTCAATTCAGCTACCGTGTGCGCCCGCTCGTGCGCGGGCACTACAGTTTTCCCCGCTGCGAGCTCCGCCTGCCCAGCCCGCTGCGCCTGTGGCAGGGCCGACGCTACCTCGAACTTGCCGCTGAGACCCGCGTCTATCCAGACTTCGCCCGCCTCTATGGCGCCCAGTTGATGGCGGTGGACGACTGGCTCAGTCGGCTCGGGGTGCGCCAGCGCCCACGCCGCGGCCTGGGGCTGGAATTCCATCAACTGCGCGAGTTCCGCGACGGCGACACCCTGCGGCAGATCGACTGGAAAGCCACCGCACGCAAACGCACCCCGATTGCCCGTGAATACCAGGACGAACGCGACCAGCAAATCATCTTCCTGCTCGATTGCGGTCGCCGGATGCGCAGCCAGGATGGCGATCTCTCGCACTTCGACCACGCCCTCAACGCCTGCCTGCTGCTCAGCTATGTAGCCCTGCGCCAGGGCGATGCAGTGGGGCTGGCGACCTTTGCCGGTGACCAGCAGCGCTTCCTGCCGCCGGTCAAAGGCCCGGCACAGCTCAGCGTTTTGCTCAACGCCGTCTACGACCTGGATAGCAGCCAGCGCCCGGCCGACTTCGCCGCTGCGGTGGACGCCCTGCTCGCCCGCCAACGCCGCCGCGCGCTCGTCGTACTGGTGAGCAACCTGCGCGACGAAGACGACGAGGAATTGCTCAGTGCGCTCAAACGCCTGGGGCGCCAGCATCGCGTACTGCTCACCAGCCTGCGCGAAGAAGTCCTCGACAAGCTGCGCCAGGCGCCGGTGCAAGGCTACGAAGATGCCTTGGCCTACTGCGGCACCGTGGATTACCTGAATGCCCGCGCCGGCCTACACGAGCGGCTAGCCGCCCATGGGGTGCCGGTACTGGATGCACGGCCAAGCGAACTCGGGCCAGAGCTGGTCGGGCGTTATCTCGCGTGGAAGAAAGCTGGGGTGTTTTGA
- a CDS encoding PilZ domain-containing protein encodes MRIERRIERHQLPYYLKVFNRITDKPMGYIGNVSLDGLMLISQLPMLVGARFDMCLKIPGQAGQHLIDFSATCQWCREDVTPGGYDSGFALVAPPADYVEMVDALRLYFSFHPLAASV; translated from the coding sequence ATGCGAATTGAACGCCGAATCGAACGCCATCAGCTGCCTTACTACCTGAAGGTCTTCAACCGCATTACCGATAAGCCGATGGGTTACATCGGCAACGTCTCGTTGGATGGTTTGATGCTGATCAGCCAACTGCCGATGCTGGTGGGCGCGCGTTTCGACATGTGTTTGAAGATTCCTGGGCAGGCTGGCCAACACCTCATCGACTTCTCGGCCACCTGTCAGTGGTGCCGCGAAGATGTCACCCCGGGCGGCTACGATTCCGGTTTCGCCTTGGTCGCGCCACCGGCGGACTATGTCGAGATGGTTGATGCCTTACGCCTGTATTTCAGCTTCCACCCGTTAGCCGCATCGGTATAA
- a CDS encoding DUF4124 domain-containing protein has translation MRYLWCCVLLWPGLAAAEIYRWTDAQGQVHFDQRPAAGAEQIVVKPQVIERDAATREREARTEKFYEARRQEQERASTQAAERQDKREQECRELRNRLAQLADGGRYYSTDAQGQRVYYSDTQIDAARRQLTDRVADRCG, from the coding sequence ATGCGTTACCTGTGGTGTTGTGTACTGTTGTGGCCGGGATTGGCCGCAGCGGAGATCTACCGTTGGACCGATGCTCAGGGACAGGTGCACTTCGATCAGCGCCCGGCTGCGGGTGCCGAACAGATTGTGGTCAAGCCGCAGGTGATCGAACGCGATGCCGCCACCCGCGAGCGCGAGGCGCGCACCGAGAAGTTTTATGAGGCGCGTCGGCAGGAGCAGGAGCGGGCTTCGACCCAAGCGGCAGAGCGCCAGGACAAGCGTGAGCAAGAGTGCCGTGAGCTACGCAATAGGCTGGCGCAGCTAGCCGATGGGGGGCGTTACTATTCAACCGATGCGCAGGGCCAGCGGGTCTATTACAGCGATACCCAGATAGACGCCGCTCGTCGCCAATTGACCGACCGCGTGGCCGACCGCTGTGGTTGA
- a CDS encoding tetratricopeptide repeat protein, with protein MRIFLVLALALSAAGCTRWSLDYHLNNAYHEYSRGNCDRVMLELSKAERKSRSRNYLQPEISLLRGQCLEREKLFVDAAQTYQFIIARYPTSEYAYRARARLDTLQQLGHRTEPAKASAASL; from the coding sequence ATGCGAATTTTTCTAGTTCTGGCCTTGGCCCTGAGTGCTGCTGGCTGCACCCGTTGGTCGCTCGATTACCATCTGAACAATGCCTATCACGAGTACAGTCGCGGCAATTGCGATCGGGTAATGCTGGAGTTGTCGAAGGCGGAGCGTAAGAGCCGCTCACGTAACTATCTGCAGCCGGAAATCTCGTTGCTACGCGGCCAATGCCTGGAGCGCGAGAAGTTGTTTGTCGACGCGGCGCAGACCTATCAATTCATCATCGCTCGCTACCCGACGAGCGAGTATGCGTACCGTGCCCGTGCCCGCCTGGACACCTTGCAGCAACTCGGCCACCGGACGGAGCCGGCCAAGGCCTCTGCAGCGTCATTGTGA